In the genome of Deltaproteobacteria bacterium, the window TCCGAGTGGAGCAAAATCCACTGCGCCGGTCGCTTTCTACTCTCAGCTCTCGCAACAGTTTGGCAATTTCCGCCCGTATCTGCGCTACGAATATATGAATGGCGCATCAAGTGACATCACCCTTCGCCATGTTGGACTGCGACACGGCCCGTCTTTAGGTGTCCGTTATGATTTGAGCACGTTCGCAGCGCTGAAACTGCAATACGACCACGTCTGGCAGCGGGCGCGGAGTGGCATAAATGGCATACAGGCACAAGTTGCGTTTGCCTTCTAAGGCCGGACTTTTCTAACAGGAGAAACGGACGATGCGACGTACCACAGTGTGGCGATCCATGATGCTCGGGCTGCTTTTGAGTACCTCACCAGTTGTATGGGCACAAAGTAATGGCAACCATCTTGCCATCGTCGTGAACACGGCCAATACCGTCGAAGAACTCTCAATGGAAAAGTTGCGACGCATCTTCCGCGGCGAAGAAGCTGAATGGGACAATCAGGCCAAGATTGAAGTCGTCACTCGCGCCTCAGGGCAACCTGAACAAGAGGCCGCCTTACGGAATATCTATGGTATGAACCAATCCGCTCTCAATGCCTATTTCCTCAAAGCGGCGTTTGCCCGCACGCTTAAGGTCAAACCCAAGGTCCTCAATACCGCACTTGGTGTGCGCCAACTCGTGGCAGGGGTCCCAGGGGCAATCGGCATTATGCGCGCGAGCGAAGTCGATAAGAGCGTAAAGCCTCTGCGCATTAATGGCCGCCTCCCCGGCGAAGCGGGGTATGAGCTTGTCCTACAATAACCATCAGTGCAGCGATCGCCCAGGAAGCCATTGACCAATGCAAACGTTACGAAACCTATCGATAGGCAAAAAACTCGCAGTCCTCTGTGGGACGCTCATTGTCGCGATGTCGAGCGTCGGTTTCGTCGGGTATCAAGGCATTGCCGGGTTACGAGCGGCTAACGAACAGAGTGGCGTCCACCTTGGGACCATTCGTAATGTGTTACAGGCACGGATCGCTCTCGATACGATGCGCTCCCTGGTGCTCTGGCAGTTGCTCTCCACGACACACTCACAACAAGAGAGTCTCGACGAAACGTTGATGCGTCTGGAGGAGGTCTCGGTCGGCGCTACCACTTATCTCAGTGAGCTGAGGAACTTGAGCAGTCAACCAGAAGTCGCAGAAACGATCGCAATGCTCCTCCCAGTCATATCCGAATATGTGGGAAAAGGAGTGGAATTGGTCAAACTCGCGACCTCGGCACAGCCGGAGGCCGTTGCTGCCAAATCGACTGAGTTCCAGGATAGCTTCTTGCAACTTTCCCAAGCCATGGAACTCTTGAGTGATATGGTGGAAACCGAAGCCACGGCAACGAAAGAAGGTGGCGCGCAAATTGGGAGACACGCCAGCCGCACGGCGTTATGGGTGTTAGTGGGAACGGTCTTTCTTGCCAGTCTGTTGTGGTTCATGATTAGTCGGCTCATCACCACACCACTCTCTCAGGTAACGGTCGCCGCTCAAAAAATTGCCCAGGGAGATATCAATCAACGCGTGGACTATGCCGCCACTGATGAAACTGGAGCCCTTGCGGCTGCGTTTCGTAACTTAGTTGTCTATTTGCGTACCATAGCCGACGCTGCCGATTGTATGAGCAACGGAGACTTAACGGTCGAAATCTCCGCTCGCTCGCAACAGGATGTCCTCTCGCAAAGTTTTCTCCGCATGACGCGCAATATGCGTGAAGCCACTAGTGAAATACAAGCCAGCGCGCAGATA includes:
- a CDS encoding methyl-accepting chemotaxis protein → MQTLRNLSIGKKLAVLCGTLIVAMSSVGFVGYQGIAGLRAANEQSGVHLGTIRNVLQARIALDTMRSLVLWQLLSTTHSQQESLDETLMRLEEVSVGATTYLSELRNLSSQPEVAETIAMLLPVISEYVGKGVELVKLATSAQPEAVAAKSTEFQDSFLQLSQAMELLSDMVETEATATKEGGAQIGRHASRTALWVLVGTVFLASLLWFMISRLITTPLSQVTVAAQKIAQGDINQRVDYAATDETGALAAAFRNLVVYLRTIADAADCMSNGDLTVEISARSQQDVLSQSFLRMTRNMREATSEIQASAQILVTSVGQIMSSAKALAYSVTETATSVSQTAVTIGEAKQTAHLSGRKATEIAENAGEAARVSQTGEHAVDDAMKGMSMVRGQMESIAQSVLALSEQTQAIHEIIAAVNALSEQSNLLAVNAAIEAAKAGEAGKGFGVVAQEVKRLAEQSKQSTAQVRAMLDDIRKAGTAAILVTEQGVKSADIATRQSEQAGESIRLLTRSISESAQAVTQIAASNQQQIVGMEQVSEAIESIKHASAHNARGMQQIESATHDLHTVSQTLRTVIARYKLQTSENAL